The Clostridium septicum genome contains a region encoding:
- the queG gene encoding tRNA epoxyqueuosine(34) reductase QueG, with protein sequence MGIKEDILEYCSSLGLDTVGFIKCRKFEELKDFYEDRKLKGLENEFEEESIENRINPNIYMKEGKTIISIAFPYLHNIDYIENGFSMYTRGLDYHKVVKEYLEKISNYINSLGGNAITFVDSNTLPERYIAYLSGIGFIGKNNMIITKKYGSYVFLGEIITDLEIQCEDIRTFSEISSFKECGNCEICYSECPTKAINRIRKNSNICVSYLTQKKDLEDKFIKLLDGRVFGCDSCQKKCPYNLEVEYSTIKDFYPLNFMNEENSDFLINMGNKEFKETFQITSCGWRGKNVLKRNAIIRKKYNGENIDGFKTDSPYLKDYIHRLFFRNKI encoded by the coding sequence ATGGGAATAAAAGAAGATATACTAGAATACTGCTCCTCACTTGGACTAGATACAGTTGGCTTTATAAAATGTAGAAAATTTGAAGAGCTTAAAGATTTCTATGAAGATAGAAAATTAAAGGGTTTAGAAAACGAATTTGAAGAAGAGAGTATAGAAAATAGGATAAATCCAAACATTTATATGAAAGAGGGGAAAACTATAATTTCTATAGCTTTCCCTTATCTTCATAATATAGATTATATAGAGAATGGTTTTTCTATGTATACTAGAGGATTAGATTATCATAAAGTAGTAAAAGAATATTTAGAAAAAATATCAAATTATATAAATTCTTTAGGGGGAAACGCAATAACTTTTGTTGATAGTAATACACTACCTGAAAGATATATAGCATATTTATCAGGAATAGGATTTATAGGTAAAAATAATATGATTATTACCAAAAAGTATGGATCATATGTATTTTTAGGTGAAATAATAACAGACTTAGAAATTCAATGTGAGGATATTAGAACATTTAGTGAAATTTCTAGTTTTAAAGAATGTGGGAACTGTGAAATATGCTATAGTGAATGTCCTACTAAAGCTATAAATAGAATAAGAAAAAATAGCAATATATGTGTATCATATTTAACACAAAAAAAAGATTTAGAAGATAAGTTTATAAAGCTTTTAGATGGTAGAGTATTTGGTTGTGATAGCTGCCAAAAAAAATGTCCATATAATTTAGAGGTAGAATATTCTACTATAAAGGATTTTTATCCTTTAAATTTTATGAATGAGGAAAATAGCGATTTTTTAATAAATATGGGAAATAAAGAATTTAAAGAAACTTTTCAAATAACTTCATGTGGATGGAGAGGTAAAAATGTTTTAAAAAGAAATGCTATAATAAGAAAGAAATATAATGGAGAAAATATAGATGGATTTAAAACCGACTCACCATATCTTAAGGATTATATACATAGACTTTTTTTTAGGAATAAAATATAA
- the epsC gene encoding serine O-acetyltransferase EpsC produces MFSRLKYDLENILENDPAARSKLEVFLLYPCIHALIAYRISNYFYKNKWFFLARLISQISRFLTGIEIHPGATIGKGLFIDHGMGVVIGETAEIGDDVTLYHGVTLGGTGKDKGKRHPTVGNRVIIGAGAKVLGPITLGDDCKVGANTVVLKDVPKGATAVGCAGKNLIRNVCDIIDLVDEDGNTKTIYNDMII; encoded by the coding sequence GTGTTTAGTAGATTAAAATATGATTTAGAAAATATACTAGAAAATGATCCAGCAGCTAGAAGTAAGTTAGAAGTTTTTCTTTTATATCCTTGTATTCATGCTTTAATAGCATATAGAATATCTAATTATTTTTACAAGAACAAATGGTTTTTCCTTGCAAGATTAATATCTCAAATATCTAGATTTTTAACAGGTATAGAAATTCATCCAGGGGCAACTATTGGAAAAGGATTATTTATTGATCATGGAATGGGTGTAGTTATTGGAGAGACAGCTGAGATAGGTGACGATGTAACTCTTTATCATGGAGTAACATTAGGTGGAACTGGAAAAGATAAAGGTAAAAGGCATCCAACTGTTGGAAATAGAGTAATTATTGGTGCAGGTGCTAAGGTTTTAGGGCCTATAACATTAGGTGATGACTGTAAAGTAGGAGCTAATACAGTTGTTCTTAAAGATGTACCAAAAGGTGCTACAGCTGTAGGGTGTGCAGGTAAAAATTTAATTAGAAATGTATGTGATATAATAGACTTAGTAGATGAAGACGGAAATACGAAGACTATATACAATGATATGATTATATAG
- the pssA gene encoding CDP-diacylglycerol--serine O-phosphatidyltransferase, which yields MRKSCIPNLFTFINLSCGIISILCTFDKNYLLACVFILVAGLVDRYDGRVARWLDVSSDLGKELDSLADLVSFGVAPSILVFILYNLREVGPGGIIGLVVLLTFPICGAFRLARYNATDFDGSFRGVPITIAGAFMALFVLLTLNFSISVWILIALMLSGSYLMVSTFEIKKL from the coding sequence ATGAGAAAAAGTTGTATTCCAAACTTATTTACATTTATTAACTTATCCTGCGGTATTATATCTATTTTATGTACTTTTGATAAAAATTATTTATTAGCTTGTGTCTTTATATTAGTTGCTGGGCTTGTAGATAGATATGATGGAAGAGTAGCTAGATGGCTAGATGTTTCAAGTGATTTAGGTAAAGAATTAGATTCTTTAGCTGATTTAGTATCATTTGGTGTTGCTCCATCAATATTAGTATTCATATTATATAATTTAAGAGAAGTTGGCCCTGGTGGGATAATAGGATTAGTTGTTTTACTTACTTTCCCAATATGTGGTGCATTTAGACTTGCTAGATATAATGCTACAGATTTTGATGGTTCTTTTAGAGGTGTTCCTATTACAATAGCAGGAGCATTTATGGCATTATTTGTTTTATTGACATTAAACTTTTCAATAAGTGTATGGATTTTAATAGCATTAATGTTATCAGGTTCATATTTAATGGTTAGTACATTTGAAATAAAAAAATTATAA
- the cysK gene encoding cysteine synthase A has translation MIYNGVLELIGKTPILKVSNLEENSADVYVKLEKFNPGGSVKDRAALGMIEKAEKLGLIKPGDTIVEPTSGNTGIGLAMIGRLKGYKVVIIMPETMSKERRDLIKAYGASLVLTEGAEGMKGAIEKANELVKQHGYFMPQQFENLANPEKHYETTAEEIYNYLSDLDVFVAGVGTAGTVTGISKNLKNKIKKLEVVAVEPEKSPVISGGKAGAHKIQGIGAGFVPKIYNSEYIDKVMTVSDEDALRTTKEFAINEGILVGISSGAAIYAAMKIAKILGKGKKVLAIAPDGGEKYISMGIYD, from the coding sequence ATGATATATAATGGAGTATTAGAATTAATAGGTAAAACACCAATTTTAAAGGTAAGTAATTTAGAGGAAAATAGTGCAGATGTATATGTAAAATTAGAAAAGTTTAATCCAGGTGGAAGTGTTAAAGACAGAGCTGCTTTAGGTATGATAGAAAAAGCGGAGAAATTAGGATTAATAAAGCCAGGAGATACTATTGTTGAACCAACAAGTGGAAATACTGGAATTGGATTAGCTATGATAGGAAGATTAAAAGGATATAAAGTAGTAATAATTATGCCAGAAACTATGAGCAAAGAAAGAAGAGATTTAATTAAAGCTTACGGGGCGAGTTTAGTTTTAACAGAAGGTGCTGAAGGAATGAAGGGAGCTATAGAAAAGGCAAATGAATTAGTGAAACAACATGGATATTTTATGCCACAACAATTTGAAAATTTAGCAAATCCAGAAAAGCATTATGAAACTACAGCAGAAGAAATATACAATTATTTAAGTGATTTAGATGTATTTGTAGCAGGAGTTGGAACAGCAGGAACAGTTACAGGAATATCAAAAAACTTAAAAAATAAAATAAAAAAATTAGAAGTAGTTGCAGTAGAACCAGAAAAATCACCAGTAATAAGTGGAGGAAAAGCAGGAGCTCATAAAATACAAGGAATAGGAGCAGGTTTTGTACCAAAAATATACAATTCTGAATATATAGATAAGGTAATGACAGTATCAGATGAAGATGCATTAAGAACAACAAAAGAATTTGCCATAAATGAAGGAATATTAGTTGGAATATCATCAGGAGCAGCAATATATGCAGCAATGAAAATAGCTAAAATATTAGGTAAAGGAAAAAAAGTGTTAGCAATAGCACCAGATGGAGGAGAAAAATATATATCAATGGGAATATATGACTAA
- a CDS encoding magnesium transporter MgtE N-terminal domain-containing protein: protein MKKLSVFLYTSILGKKMYDEFDEVLGVLRDVYVTTEDGYPRIIGYRVKRDGHTFDYEFRSIYFYQSENKVKIMTRGSKEILPRTYSYLLSQNLLDKKIVDINGKQVVRVDDLRIAEIAGEYRVLAVETGPSARFRRMNCVSLGKFIYKLINKDYEDKVLMWDDVESLEMVNNNLQISVPYKKLSTLHPADLADILEDLDEGARKQVFESLDEDLAADTLEEIEPEYKGSIIKELSDSKAAELLENMPNDEIADLLDELDDEEREKILINLEREDAEEVKELLQYEDESVGSIMSKDFISFNMDITIGEIIDILREMEDPEEEELYCIYITDEEDRVLGALKLMDLILNANNVKAKEVMETNINVIRYDVEIQEAVELASKYDLLTIPVIDENEQLIGAVSTHDLIDEVLYPTWKKKIK from the coding sequence ATGAAAAAACTATCAGTATTTTTATACACTAGCATACTAGGAAAGAAGATGTATGATGAATTTGATGAGGTTTTAGGGGTTCTAAGGGATGTTTATGTAACAACTGAAGATGGTTATCCTAGAATTATCGGATATAGAGTCAAGAGAGATGGTCATACCTTCGATTATGAGTTTAGAAGTATTTATTTTTATCAAAGTGAAAATAAAGTAAAAATAATGACTAGAGGTAGTAAGGAAATACTTCCAAGAACATATTCTTATTTATTATCGCAAAATCTTTTAGATAAAAAGATTGTTGATATTAATGGTAAGCAAGTTGTTCGAGTTGATGACTTAAGAATTGCAGAAATAGCAGGAGAATATAGAGTGTTAGCAGTTGAAACAGGTCCATCAGCTAGATTTAGAAGAATGAATTGTGTGAGCCTAGGAAAATTCATATATAAACTAATAAATAAGGATTATGAAGATAAGGTATTAATGTGGGATGATGTTGAATCATTGGAAATGGTCAATAATAATTTACAAATATCAGTACCTTATAAAAAATTATCAACATTGCATCCAGCAGATTTGGCAGATATATTAGAAGATTTAGATGAAGGAGCAAGAAAGCAGGTATTTGAATCTTTAGATGAGGATTTAGCTGCTGATACATTGGAAGAAATAGAACCAGAATATAAAGGAAGTATTATTAAAGAATTAAGTGATAGCAAAGCAGCAGAACTACTAGAAAATATGCCAAATGATGAAATTGCAGATCTTTTAGATGAATTAGATGACGAAGAAAGAGAAAAGATTCTTATAAATTTAGAAAGAGAAGATGCAGAAGAAGTTAAAGAACTACTACAATATGAAGACGAATCAGTAGGTAGTATAATGAGTAAGGATTTTATATCATTTAATATGGATATTACAATAGGTGAGATAATAGATATATTAAGAGAAATGGAAGATCCAGAGGAAGAAGAATTATATTGTATTTATATAACCGATGAGGAAGATAGAGTTCTTGGGGCTCTAAAGCTTATGGATTTAATATTAAATGCAAATAATGTTAAAGCAAAAGAAGTTATGGAAACTAATATAAATGTTATAAGATATGATGTTGAAATACAGGAAGCTGTAGAACTAGCATCAAAATATGATTTATTAACAATACCTGTAATTGATGAAAATGAGCAGTTAATTGGTGCAGTTAGTACTCATGATTTAATTGATGAAGTATTATATCCTACTTGGAAGAAAAAAATAAAATAG
- a CDS encoding D-alanine--D-alanine ligase gives MKIGVIMGGISSEREVSLNSGNSIVENIDKNKYEVVPIIIDKKEDIINKVKGIDFALLALHGKFGEDGTVQSVLQTLDIPYSGCGPLSSALCMDKDLTKRILKSNNIRTARWLNVRSVEEIDYDKIEEMKYPVFIKPTNGGSSVATFKITKKEDVEEAVREGLKWDNEVMIEEFIKGEEITCPVFKGEMFPVIAIRPKTDFFDYTQKYSGDGAEEVIIELEEKLHKEVEQMALDTYKALKCSVYSRIDMIVTEDRTPYILEVNTLPGMTKTSLFPKSAEAKGINFTKFIDMIIEHSIKENR, from the coding sequence ATGAAAATTGGAGTAATAATGGGAGGAATATCTTCAGAAAGAGAAGTTTCATTAAATAGTGGAAACTCAATAGTTGAAAATATAGATAAAAATAAGTATGAAGTTGTTCCAATAATAATTGATAAAAAGGAAGATATTATAAATAAAGTTAAAGGAATAGATTTTGCTTTATTAGCGTTACATGGAAAATTTGGAGAAGATGGAACAGTTCAATCAGTTCTTCAAACATTAGACATTCCTTATTCAGGATGCGGACCATTAAGTAGTGCTTTATGTATGGATAAAGATCTTACAAAAAGAATATTAAAATCAAATAATATAAGAACAGCAAGATGGTTAAACGTAAGAAGTGTAGAAGAAATAGACTATGATAAAATAGAAGAAATGAAATATCCTGTTTTTATAAAACCTACTAATGGAGGGTCAAGTGTTGCTACATTTAAAATAACTAAAAAAGAAGATGTGGAAGAGGCTGTAAGAGAAGGCTTAAAGTGGGATAATGAGGTAATGATAGAAGAATTCATTAAAGGAGAAGAAATTACATGTCCTGTGTTTAAGGGAGAAATGTTTCCTGTTATAGCAATAAGACCAAAAACTGATTTTTTTGATTATACTCAAAAATATTCAGGGGATGGAGCAGAAGAAGTAATAATAGAATTAGAGGAAAAGCTTCATAAAGAAGTAGAGCAAATGGCTTTAGACACATATAAAGCATTAAAATGTTCAGTTTATTCAAGAATTGATATGATAGTTACAGAGGATAGGACTCCTTATATCTTAGAAGTAAATACTCTTCCAGGAATGACAAAAACAAGTTTATTTCCTAAGAGTGCAGAAGCAAAAGGAATAAACTTTACTAAATTTATAGATATGATTATTGAACATTCAATAAAAGAAAATAGATAA
- a CDS encoding lysophospholipid acyltransferase family protein yields the protein MLSPTMAKIINILPDSLLIKVIKMTINGYLKKYANLDVKGMENIEKVEGAKIFICNHLSNADGLVLDKVLKEKYDPTFVAGVKLSNDPVTRLGTEIVKHINIKPNSADKEALTKMVKVVKEGGNLLLFPEGTRSRTSQMIEGKKGVLLIARLTKAEIVPIGMWGTEELLPISESGDMASEKFKDADVHVRFGEPITLPKKIEGESKHEFEERSMNYVMKSIANLLPEEYRGVYK from the coding sequence GTGTTATCACCAACAATGGCCAAAATTATAAACATATTACCAGATTCTTTACTTATAAAAGTTATAAAAATGACTATAAATGGGTATCTTAAAAAATATGCTAATTTAGATGTAAAAGGAATGGAAAATATAGAGAAAGTAGAAGGCGCTAAAATATTTATTTGCAACCATTTAAGTAATGCAGATGGATTAGTTTTAGATAAAGTATTAAAGGAAAAATATGATCCAACCTTTGTAGCAGGAGTAAAACTTTCAAATGATCCAGTAACGAGACTAGGAACTGAAATAGTAAAACATATTAATATAAAACCTAATTCAGCAGATAAAGAAGCTTTAACTAAAATGGTTAAAGTAGTTAAAGAGGGTGGAAACTTATTACTATTTCCGGAAGGAACTAGAAGTAGAACTAGTCAAATGATAGAAGGAAAAAAAGGAGTTTTATTAATAGCTAGGTTAACTAAAGCAGAAATAGTTCCAATAGGAATGTGGGGAACAGAAGAATTATTACCGATAAGTGAATCGGGAGATATGGCATCAGAAAAATTTAAAGATGCAGATGTTCATGTTAGATTTGGTGAGCCAATAACTTTACCTAAGAAAATTGAAGGTGAATCAAAACATGAATTTGAAGAAAGAAGCATGAATTATGTAATGAAATCTATTGCTAATTTATTACCAGAAGAATACAGAGGAGTATATAAATAG
- the nth gene encoding endonuclease III, whose product MKQRTKTILQVLKEEYPDARCELNHESPFQLLVATILSAQTTDKKVNEVTETLFRDYRDLDAFLTLSIDELEARIKQIGLYRSKAKNIVMMCNQLKENFNGEVPKTMEEITSLAGAGRKTANVVLSNAFGVPSIAVDTHVFRVSNRLGLADSDNVLEVEKQLQKELPKKEWSDTHHLLIFHGRRCCTARNPKCDMCRLTKQCKYYKQNKKIATKK is encoded by the coding sequence ATGAAGCAAAGAACAAAAACTATATTACAAGTTTTAAAAGAAGAATATCCAGATGCACGTTGTGAGCTAAATCATGAGTCTCCATTTCAATTACTAGTTGCAACTATTTTGTCAGCACAAACTACTGATAAAAAAGTTAATGAAGTAACAGAAACATTATTTAGAGATTATAGAGATTTAGATGCTTTTTTGACATTAAGTATAGATGAGCTAGAAGCAAGAATAAAGCAAATAGGATTATATAGAAGTAAGGCTAAAAATATAGTAATGATGTGTAATCAGTTAAAAGAGAATTTTAATGGAGAAGTACCTAAAACTATGGAAGAGATAACTTCTTTAGCTGGAGCAGGAAGAAAAACAGCTAATGTAGTTCTTTCAAATGCCTTTGGGGTTCCATCTATAGCTGTAGATACTCATGTATTTAGAGTATCTAATAGATTAGGCTTAGCTGATTCTGATAATGTTTTAGAAGTTGAAAAGCAACTTCAAAAAGAGTTACCCAAAAAGGAATGGAGCGATACTCATCATCTTTTAATTTTTCATGGAAGAAGATGTTGTACTGCTAGAAATCCTAAATGTGATATGTGTAGATTAACTAAACAATGTAAATATTATAAACAAAATAAAAAGATTGCTACTAAAAAATAA
- a CDS encoding sensor histidine kinase: MIGRKKKENIDKEKVGLFKRIENFIVRLFYKIYNSALGIKLRKYLEWLIKRIERSIRFELVVVFGICFLSAFMFYGFSNNILAREQTSTRLEYDYGQIQSVANDIVSQLSGRYETSINGLQDKQGIEGILENYRNSKAKIYLTDLDGKILYKINGEVEEKLDIYAVMDKSNNTVEDGGEKSIIYPVRIGEDRAYLIYSKIPRPYISYDNYIVENSFLALFLSVLVFISIFIIVTNRKMKYIDEIAKGVKVISSGNLSHRIEERGKDEIKNLAEDINTMATEIQTRIENERRSEKTKAELITNVSHDLRTPLTSVMGYIGLVKDGKYENDEVMKEYLDIAFNKSNQLKELIEDLFEYTKLNNSGIQLNKSKVNIIDFLSQLIEEYIPIFEDNNLEIKKKFVDESITVEIDAGKIVRVFENLFSNTIKYSFKPGEVVVSVYENNGYVNIVIKNKGENIPKEKIERLFDRFYRVDESRNSNVKGTGLGLAISKNIVELHGGLIWAESIGNDVSFFVKLKCIK; this comes from the coding sequence TTGATAGGTAGAAAAAAGAAAGAGAATATTGATAAAGAAAAGGTAGGATTATTTAAAAGAATAGAAAATTTTATAGTAAGGTTATTCTATAAAATATATAATTCAGCATTAGGAATTAAGCTTAGAAAATATTTGGAGTGGTTGATAAAAAGAATTGAAAGAAGTATTAGATTTGAATTAGTTGTTGTATTTGGTATATGCTTTTTATCTGCATTTATGTTTTATGGGTTTTCCAATAATATTTTGGCAAGGGAACAAACTAGCACAAGATTAGAATATGATTATGGACAAATTCAATCAGTTGCCAATGATATTGTTTCACAACTTAGTGGTAGATATGAAACATCAATAAATGGACTTCAAGATAAACAGGGAATAGAAGGAATACTTGAGAACTATAGAAACTCTAAGGCTAAAATTTATTTGACTGATTTAGATGGGAAAATATTATATAAGATAAATGGAGAGGTAGAAGAAAAGCTAGATATATATGCTGTTATGGATAAAAGCAATAATACAGTAGAAGATGGTGGAGAGAAGAGTATTATATATCCAGTGAGAATAGGTGAAGATAGAGCATATCTTATATATTCAAAAATTCCAAGACCATATATTAGTTATGATAATTATATAGTTGAAAACTCATTTTTAGCTTTGTTTTTATCGGTTTTAGTATTTATATCTATATTTATAATAGTAACAAATAGAAAAATGAAATATATAGATGAAATAGCTAAAGGAGTTAAAGTTATATCTTCCGGAAATCTTTCACATAGAATAGAAGAAAGGGGGAAGGATGAAATAAAAAATTTAGCAGAAGATATTAATACTATGGCTACAGAAATCCAGACAAGAATAGAAAATGAAAGAAGATCTGAAAAGACCAAGGCTGAACTTATAACCAATGTATCACATGATTTAAGAACTCCTTTAACATCAGTTATGGGTTACATAGGTTTGGTTAAGGATGGAAAATATGAAAATGATGAAGTTATGAAAGAATATTTAGATATTGCATTTAATAAATCAAATCAATTAAAAGAATTAATAGAAGATTTATTTGAATATACTAAACTTAACAATAGTGGAATACAACTTAATAAATCTAAAGTAAATATAATTGACTTTTTATCACAGTTAATAGAAGAGTATATTCCTATTTTTGAAGATAACAACTTAGAAATTAAGAAAAAGTTTGTTGATGAAAGTATTACAGTAGAAATTGATGCAGGAAAGATAGTGAGAGTATTTGAAAACTTATTTTCTAATACAATTAAATACTCATTTAAACCAGGAGAAGTAGTAGTATCAGTATATGAGAATAACGGATATGTGAATATTGTTATTAAAAATAAAGGAGAGAACATACCAAAAGAAAAAATAGAAAGATTATTTGATAGATTCTATAGAGTAGATGAATCAAGAAACTCAAATGTTAAAGGAACAGGATTAGGACTTGCAATTTCAAAAAATATAGTAGAGCTTCATGGAGGCTTAATATGGGCAGAGTCCATTGGGAATGATGTAAGCTTTTTTGTGAAATTAAAGTGTATCAAATAA
- a CDS encoding YegS/Rv2252/BmrU family lipid kinase: MKKVKFIYNPYSGENAILDKLDKIIKIHQEAGYTIIPYRIERDVDVIKAFEDFKESSYYYVLIAGGDGTIDTVVNAMAKCGISIPIGILPVGTANDFGKFLGMPSDIVKACKQILESEVTTVDLGSINDKYFVNVASTGLFTDISQKTDVNLKNTIGKLAYYLKGLEELPNFRKLKIRIHSEECHYDGQIYFMLVFNGQTAGNFKLATRADASDGMLDVIIFKAIPIIELIPLFVKVLKGEHLDSNNVIYFKTNNLFIECDENIVTDIDGEKGPDFPLNIKCIKGGLKILGVKIN, translated from the coding sequence GTGAAGAAGGTAAAATTTATTTATAATCCATATTCGGGAGAAAATGCTATATTAGATAAATTAGATAAGATTATAAAAATACATCAGGAAGCAGGATATACTATTATCCCTTATAGAATAGAAAGGGATGTTGATGTAATTAAAGCTTTTGAAGATTTTAAAGAAAGTAGTTATTATTATGTATTAATTGCTGGTGGTGATGGGACTATAGATACAGTAGTTAATGCTATGGCTAAGTGTGGGATATCCATTCCAATAGGAATACTGCCAGTAGGAACTGCAAATGATTTTGGTAAATTTCTTGGGATGCCATCAGATATTGTGAAAGCTTGCAAACAAATATTAGAATCAGAAGTAACAACAGTTGATCTTGGAAGTATAAATGATAAATATTTTGTAAATGTTGCAAGTACAGGTCTTTTTACAGATATTTCACAAAAAACAGATGTTAACTTAAAAAATACTATAGGTAAACTTGCATATTACTTAAAAGGTCTTGAAGAACTACCTAATTTTAGAAAATTAAAAATTCGTATACACTCAGAAGAATGCCACTATGATGGACAAATATATTTTATGTTGGTATTTAATGGACAAACGGCAGGAAACTTTAAATTAGCTACTAGAGCAGATGCTAGTGATGGGATGCTTGATGTAATAATATTTAAAGCTATTCCTATAATAGAACTTATACCATTATTTGTTAAAGTTTTAAAAGGGGAACATTTAGATTCTAATAATGTAATATATTTTAAAACAAATAATTTATTTATAGAATGTGATGAAAATATAGTTACTGATATTGATGGAGAAAAGGGACCGGATTTCCCATTAAATATAAAATGTATAAAAGGTGGACTAAAAATTTTAGGCGTAAAAATAAATTAA
- a CDS encoding DMT family transporter has translation MKNKNKAIVLMLISALGFALMSTFVKLAGDLPSIEKSFFRNFISLIVATYIIIRSKASFVGKSENRRALIFRSLFGTLGIIANFYAIDHLILADANMLNKLSPFFVIIFSFIFLKEKISNKQIFALVIAFSGSLFIIKPTFSVEMLPAIIGISSAIFAGAAYTFVRYLGGKEKGATIVFMFSAFSCITTLPLVILNFKIPSLTQLIYLLLAGVCASSSQFALTEAYKNAPAKEVSIYDYSQIIFSAIIGFIIFNQIPDYLSIIGYIFIIGASIYMFFYNKKSASSVTTSK, from the coding sequence ATGAAAAATAAAAATAAAGCTATAGTATTAATGCTTATATCTGCACTAGGCTTTGCACTTATGAGCACTTTTGTAAAACTTGCAGGTGATTTGCCTTCTATAGAAAAAAGTTTCTTCAGAAATTTTATAAGCCTTATAGTAGCAACTTATATAATTATTAGAAGTAAAGCTTCTTTTGTAGGAAAATCTGAAAATAGAAGAGCTCTTATTTTTAGATCTCTTTTTGGTACTTTAGGAATTATTGCAAACTTCTATGCAATAGATCATTTAATTTTAGCTGATGCCAATATGCTAAATAAATTATCGCCTTTTTTTGTTATAATTTTCTCTTTTATTTTTCTTAAAGAAAAAATTAGTAATAAACAGATTTTCGCACTAGTTATAGCTTTTTCAGGTAGTTTATTTATTATAAAACCTACATTTAGTGTAGAAATGTTGCCTGCTATAATTGGTATTTCATCAGCTATATTTGCTGGTGCAGCCTATACTTTTGTAAGATATTTAGGTGGAAAAGAAAAAGGCGCTACAATAGTATTTATGTTTTCTGCATTTTCATGTATTACAACATTACCATTAGTTATATTAAATTTTAAAATACCTTCTTTAACACAATTAATATATCTTTTACTTGCAGGTGTTTGTGCATCTTCATCTCAATTTGCTTTAACTGAAGCTTATAAAAACGCTCCTGCTAAGGAAGTTTCTATTTATGACTATTCACAAATTATATTTTCGGCAATTATTGGTTTTATAATCTTTAATCAAATTCCAGATTACTTAAGTATTATTGGATATATATTTATAATAGGAGCTTCTATATATATGTTTTTCTATAATAAAAAATCGGCATCATCCGTTACTACTTCTAAATAA
- a CDS encoding response regulator transcription factor — MDKEKILIVDDEKEIRDLVEIYLKGEGYNTLKAENGEEALDILKTNEVDLIILDIMMPKLNGIEACLKIREEREMPIIMLSAKSEDMDKILGLNTGADDYLTKPFNPLELVARVKSQLRRYKRFNNITIAEESKITKHINILEIDEITINLDTHEVFKEGVEIKLTPTEFDILVLLGTNRGKVFSIENIYNSVWKQDFMQSDNTVMVHIRKVREKIEHDPRNPRYIKTVWGVGYKIDR, encoded by the coding sequence ATGGATAAAGAGAAAATTTTAATAGTAGATGATGAAAAGGAAATAAGAGATTTAGTAGAGATATATTTAAAAGGTGAAGGATATAATACATTAAAAGCTGAAAATGGAGAAGAAGCATTAGATATTTTAAAAACAAATGAAGTAGATTTAATAATTTTAGATATAATGATGCCTAAATTAAATGGTATTGAAGCCTGTTTGAAAATAAGAGAAGAAAGAGAAATGCCAATAATAATGCTATCTGCTAAATCAGAGGATATGGATAAAATATTAGGGTTAAATACAGGAGCAGATGATTATTTAACTAAGCCATTTAATCCACTTGAGCTAGTAGCAAGGGTTAAATCACAACTTAGGAGATATAAGAGGTTTAATAATATTACAATAGCTGAAGAAAGTAAGATTACAAAGCATATAAACATATTAGAAATAGATGAAATAACTATAAATTTAGATACACACGAGGTTTTTAAAGAAGGAGTTGAAATAAAACTTACTCCAACAGAATTTGATATTTTAGTTTTACTTGGAACTAATAGGGGAAAAGTTTTTAGTATTGAAAATATATATAATAGTGTTTGGAAACAAGATTTTATGCAATCAGATAATACTGTAATGGTGCATATAAGAAAGGTCAGAGAAAAGATAGAACATGATCCAAGAAACCCGAGGTATATCAAAACAGTTTGGGGGGTAGGTTATAAAATTGATAGGTAG